TGAATGGGAGGGCAGCCGCCCCGGTGGAGGGGGGATTGCAAGGGTCGTTCAGCCGCTTCCCTACGAATCCGAGACGAAACCGTCCGTTACGTTGGCTGTCGGTATCGTCAAAGGCCCCCGGATGGATTGGGCAGTCGAGAAAGCCGCCGAGTTGGGGGTGGAGCGCTTCCTGACCTTTCATTCGCGCTTCGGCGTGGTAGAACCGGGAGCCAGACGGCTTGCCCGCTGGAAATCCATTGCCATCGCCGCCGCCAAGCAGTCGCGTCGGCTCCGCCTGATGGAGGTCTGTCCCCCGGTTGATTTTGAACTACTGATACGCAACTTCGGCAGTGAGCATCCGGCTGGTTCCGTTCTTGCTCTTGACCTGCTGCCGGAATCGGTCGAACCGGGCACAGCCCAGTATGGGATGACGTCCTTCGACCGGACAACCTTTGTCATCGGCCCCGAGGGGGGCTTTTCCGACGATGAGCGGTCGATTATTCGCAAAGCCGGGATACCGTCTATCTCACTGGGAAGACATCCCTTGCGCACTGAAACCGCGGTAGTCGCAGCAGCAACGTTGGGGTTTAACCCCATGGTCAGGTTCGCAAGGTGACTAACTCTATCCTGCGTGTCGGCATCGGACTGATGCGACCGCTCAATATGGCTATCACCTTTGCGGCGGTCGTGATGGGAGGGTTGCTTGGCAAGGTCGAACCGGAGGGCTTGCCCGAGGTTTTGCTTGCGGCACTCGCGGCAGCGTTGGTCGCCGGCGGCGCCAATAGCCTGAACGATGCCTGCGATGCGGAGATCGACCGGCGCAACCGGCCCGAACGCCCGGTGCCGTCGGGTAGAATCTCACCGGAAGGTGCGCGCAACTGGGGCTTCTACCTGATGCTGGCCGGGGTCCTTTGCGGTTTCACGGTGAACATTCCCGCCGGGATCGTGGCGACTGGCGTGTCGGGTCTGATGATTCTCTACGACTACCGCCTCAAGCGGGAATTGCTGTGGGGTAATCTCGCGGTGGCGCTATCGACCGGACTGGCACTCTACTACGGCGCG
The Calditrichota bacterium DNA segment above includes these coding regions:
- a CDS encoding 16S rRNA (uracil(1498)-N(3))-methyltransferase, whose product is MESRESVGRSLSSRFPRCHFLTTMRLPYILVESVTREGLIHIGKDEASHLAKVLRARPGFRFIGFDGKGQGWEGEWEGSRPGGGGIARVVQPLPYESETKPSVTLAVGIVKGPRMDWAVEKAAELGVERFLTFHSRFGVVEPGARRLARWKSIAIAAAKQSRRLRLMEVCPPVDFELLIRNFGSEHPAGSVLALDLLPESVEPGTAQYGMTSFDRTTFVIGPEGGFSDDERSIIRKAGIPSISLGRHPLRTETAVVAAATLGFNPMVRFAR
- a CDS encoding geranylgeranylglycerol-phosphate geranylgeranyltransferase (UbiA prenyltransferase family catalyzes the transfer of a prenyl group to various acceptors with hydrophobic ring structures in the biosynthesis of respiratory quinones, hemes, chlorophylls, vitamin E, and shikonin), producing MTNSILRVGIGLMRPLNMAITFAAVVMGGLLGKVEPEGLPEVLLAALAAALVAGGANSLNDACDAEIDRRNRPERPVPSGRISPEGARNWGFYLMLAGVLCGFTVNIPAGIVATGVSGLMILYDYRLKRELLWGNLAVALSTGLALYYGALAAGHPAAGIVPGLFAFLINLAREIIKDVEDVAGDRSAGAGTLPIRYGS